In Streptomyces sp. NBC_00569, a single genomic region encodes these proteins:
- a CDS encoding hydrogenase expression protein HypE — MDAAAPTVVDSDVPGEPTEEESPTIHILWINAGLSCDGDSVALTAAMQPSIEEIVQGVLPGLPKIAVHWPLIDFECGPVGGADTFIEWFFKGERGEIDPFVLVVEGSIPNEGIKPEGYWCGFGDDPETGQPITTSEWIDRLAPKALAVVAIGTCATYGGIHAMAGNPTGAMGVPDYLGWDWKSQAGIPIVCVPGCPIQPDNFSETLTYLLYQAAGSAPMIPLDDKLRPTWLFGATVHEGCDRAGYYEQGQFATTYDSPKCLVKLGCWGPVVKCNVPKRGWMNGIGGCPNVGGICIACTMPGFPDKFMPFMDEPPGGKLSSTASGAYGSVIRKLRSITAKTVDKEPKWRQRGEELTTGYRPPW, encoded by the coding sequence ATGGATGCAGCAGCGCCGACCGTGGTCGATTCCGACGTGCCTGGTGAGCCCACAGAGGAAGAATCTCCGACGATCCATATCCTCTGGATCAACGCGGGACTGAGCTGCGACGGCGACTCCGTGGCTCTGACAGCCGCCATGCAGCCGAGCATCGAGGAGATCGTGCAAGGCGTGCTTCCCGGCCTGCCGAAGATCGCCGTCCACTGGCCGCTGATCGACTTCGAATGCGGACCGGTAGGTGGCGCCGACACCTTCATCGAGTGGTTCTTCAAGGGGGAGCGCGGCGAGATCGATCCGTTCGTGCTGGTCGTCGAGGGGTCCATCCCCAACGAAGGCATCAAGCCCGAGGGTTACTGGTGCGGGTTCGGCGACGATCCCGAGACGGGGCAGCCGATCACGACGAGCGAGTGGATCGACCGGCTCGCGCCCAAGGCGCTCGCCGTCGTCGCCATCGGGACATGCGCCACATACGGCGGTATCCACGCGATGGCGGGCAACCCGACCGGTGCCATGGGCGTTCCCGACTACCTCGGGTGGGACTGGAAGTCCCAGGCGGGCATCCCGATCGTGTGCGTACCGGGATGCCCGATCCAGCCGGACAACTTCTCCGAGACCCTGACCTACCTGCTCTACCAGGCGGCAGGGTCGGCTCCGATGATTCCGCTGGACGACAAGCTCCGTCCGACCTGGCTGTTCGGGGCCACCGTCCACGAGGGGTGCGACCGGGCCGGCTACTACGAGCAGGGCCAGTTCGCCACGACCTACGACTCGCCCAAGTGCCTGGTCAAACTCGGCTGCTGGGGCCCCGTCGTCAAGTGCAACGTGCCCAAGCGTGGCTGGATGAACGGCATCGGCGGCTGTCCGAACGTCGGCGGCATCTGCATCGCCTGCACCATGCCCGGCTTCCCCGACAAGTTCATGCCGTTCATGGACGAGCCGCCCGGCGGCAAGCTGTCGAGCACGGCGAGCGGCGCATACGGATCGGTGATCCGAAAGCTCCGCTCCATCACGGCCAAGACCGTGGACAAGGAGCCGAAGTGGCGTCAACGCGGCGAAGAGCTGACGACCGGATACCGGCCGCCGTGGTGA
- a CDS encoding Zn-ribbon domain-containing OB-fold protein — MNCASSTAPTADEAVFYPRVLCPHCGSESLAWQVSSGLGAVYATTVLHKRGSDPYNVALIDLDEGFRMMSRVEGVAAEDVAIGSRVGVTVITEDDAPLAVFRPLEVRA, encoded by the coding sequence GTGAACTGCGCTTCCAGCACTGCGCCGACTGCCGACGAGGCCGTCTTCTACCCGCGCGTCCTGTGCCCGCACTGCGGCTCCGAGTCCCTTGCGTGGCAGGTGAGTTCGGGCCTGGGCGCCGTCTACGCGACGACCGTCCTGCACAAGCGCGGCAGCGACCCCTACAACGTTGCGCTCATCGACCTCGACGAGGGGTTCCGCATGATGAGCCGCGTCGAGGGCGTCGCCGCGGAGGACGTCGCCATCGGCTCGCGGGTCGGCGTCACCGTCATCACCGAGGACGACGCGCCGCTGGCCGTCTTCCGGCCGCTGGAGGTACGCGCATGA
- a CDS encoding hydrogenase maturation protein, with product MHILLVASAFNSLTQRVHAELRDRGHTLDVHLASSDAALRDALGSCEPELVIAPMLKRAIPEDVWRKHTCLIVHPGPVGDRGPSSLDWAINAGVDRWGVTVLQANGEMDAGDVWASVGFPVPRVGKSDLYRNEVSDAASAAVLLAVDRFASGVHAPQPQAQLRNRAAAGTRPAYPQSLRRIRWQRDSTEAVLRKLRAADSSPGVLDELLGGEWHLHGGHPEDELKGRPGELLATRAGAICRATADGAVWIPELRPRRRPGEPRPFKLPAVQALAGRLPALPELPVLPELSGLSEDTLVPAADRDRRTWSDIRYREEGAVGFLSFSFPGGAMSTSHCRRLLDAYVAACSRPTTVLVLGGTRDFFSNGIHLNVIDAADDPGAESWANINAMDDLVEAVLSTTDRLVVSALGGNAAAGGAMLALAADEVWCRSGVVLNPHYRLMGLYGSEYWTYTLPRRVGAEAADHLTQEALPVSASAGLRLGLVDRLVECCPQDFPGEVTRSAVRLAKSSGMQERIAAKKQTRERDESVRPLSLYREAELSVMLRTFSDPDAPYHALRRAFVRKQPPAKTPSHLIRVGATGR from the coding sequence GTGCACATTCTGCTGGTGGCGAGCGCGTTCAACAGCCTCACTCAGCGTGTCCACGCCGAGTTGCGGGACCGAGGCCACACCTTGGACGTGCACCTCGCATCCAGTGACGCTGCACTGCGCGACGCACTCGGCTCCTGTGAGCCGGAGCTGGTCATCGCGCCCATGCTGAAGAGGGCCATCCCCGAGGATGTCTGGCGAAAGCACACATGCCTCATCGTTCACCCCGGCCCCGTCGGTGACCGGGGCCCCTCCTCGCTCGACTGGGCGATCAACGCGGGCGTGGACCGTTGGGGCGTCACTGTGCTCCAGGCCAATGGGGAGATGGACGCCGGCGACGTGTGGGCATCGGTCGGCTTCCCGGTGCCTCGGGTAGGGAAGAGCGACCTGTACCGGAACGAGGTGTCGGACGCAGCGTCGGCCGCGGTGCTCCTGGCCGTCGACCGATTCGCCTCGGGCGTCCACGCACCCCAGCCCCAGGCTCAGTTGCGGAACAGGGCGGCGGCGGGAACCCGCCCCGCCTACCCACAGAGCCTGCGGCGCATCCGCTGGCAGCGGGACAGTACCGAGGCCGTGTTGCGCAAGCTGCGCGCCGCCGACTCGTCCCCAGGTGTGCTGGACGAACTCCTGGGCGGTGAGTGGCACTTGCACGGGGGTCACCCGGAGGATGAGCTCAAGGGGCGCCCCGGGGAGCTGCTCGCCACCAGAGCCGGCGCGATCTGCCGGGCGACAGCGGACGGCGCCGTGTGGATTCCCGAACTGAGGCCCCGCCGCAGACCGGGGGAGCCGAGGCCGTTCAAGCTGCCGGCGGTTCAGGCCCTCGCCGGCCGACTGCCCGCGCTTCCCGAGCTGCCGGTCCTTCCCGAGCTGTCCGGGCTTTCCGAAGACACCCTCGTGCCTGCCGCGGACCGCGACCGGCGTACCTGGTCCGACATCCGCTATCGCGAGGAGGGGGCGGTCGGCTTCCTGTCCTTCTCCTTCCCGGGCGGCGCCATGAGCACATCGCACTGCCGGCGTCTGCTCGACGCCTACGTGGCTGCCTGCTCGCGACCCACCACCGTGCTTGTCCTCGGCGGCACCCGGGACTTCTTCTCCAACGGCATCCATCTGAACGTGATCGACGCGGCCGACGATCCGGGCGCCGAGTCCTGGGCCAACATCAACGCGATGGACGACCTTGTCGAGGCCGTCCTGAGCACCACCGACCGGCTGGTGGTCAGTGCCCTGGGCGGCAACGCCGCCGCGGGCGGGGCCATGCTGGCGCTCGCCGCGGACGAAGTGTGGTGCCGTTCGGGCGTGGTGCTGAACCCGCACTACCGTCTGATGGGGCTGTACGGGTCCGAGTACTGGACCTACACGCTGCCGCGCCGCGTGGGCGCCGAGGCGGCCGACCACCTGACGCAGGAGGCGCTGCCGGTGAGCGCGTCGGCGGGGTTGCGGCTGGGCCTGGTGGACCGGCTGGTCGAGTGCTGCCCGCAGGACTTCCCGGGCGAAGTGACCCGTTCGGCCGTACGGCTCGCCAAGTCTTCCGGGATGCAGGAGCGCATCGCGGCGAAGAAGCAGACGCGGGAGCGGGACGAATCCGTCAGGCCGCTGTCCCTGTACCGGGAAGCGGAGCTCTCCGTCATGCTCCGCACCTTTTCGGATCCCGACGCCCCGTACCACGCGTTGCGGCGCGCGTTCGTCCGCAAGCAGCCGCCCGCGAAGACGCCGTCCCACCTGATCCGCGTCGGCGCGACGGGTCGGTGA
- a CDS encoding SRPBCC family protein, giving the protein MPRTDSARRTIAAPPAIVYGALVDRESLEAWLPPDGMSGRVERWDPRPGGGFRMVLTYLDAAANPGKTSASTDVVDVGFAALVPPERVVQRAVFESDDPSYAGTMTMTWHLTATRGGTEVTVTATDVPPGIDQEAHEAGIASSLANLASYVEGSF; this is encoded by the coding sequence ATGCCCAGGACTGACAGCGCAAGGCGGACGATCGCGGCGCCACCGGCGATCGTCTACGGCGCCCTGGTCGACCGGGAGTCCCTCGAGGCCTGGCTGCCGCCGGACGGCATGAGCGGGCGGGTGGAGCGGTGGGATCCCAGGCCGGGTGGCGGGTTTCGCATGGTTCTCACCTATCTCGACGCCGCCGCCAACCCGGGCAAGACGTCCGCTTCGACGGATGTCGTCGACGTCGGTTTTGCTGCTCTGGTGCCACCGGAGCGTGTGGTGCAGCGCGCGGTGTTCGAGTCGGACGACCCGTCGTACGCGGGCACCATGACGATGACCTGGCACCTGACCGCCACACGCGGCGGGACCGAAGTGACTGTCACTGCCACGGACGTTCCACCCGGAATCGACCAAGAGGCCCATGAGGCCGGGATCGCGTCCTCGCTGGCCAACCTGGCGTCGTACGTCGAGGGGTCCTTCTGA
- a CDS encoding acyl-CoA dehydrogenase family protein, protein MDAADFKAVRDAVRRLVREDVVPREDEIEETDAIPEDVRRKAVDMGLFGYTLPEDHGGLGASLSEDVQLAFEFGYTTPAFRSMFGTNNGIAGKVLVNAGTEEQQRHWLPRLAEGAVASFALTEAEAGSDPSGLTTRAVKDGDVYLISGSKRFITNAPLADLFVVFARTGEENHGTKGISVFLVEADLPGVTVGPKDHKTGQAGAWTAEVFFDNVRVDEAALVGGQEGAGFGAAMKSLIRGRIHLAALCVGMAERILEESVAYAAASKQGGRPIGEFQLVQAMLAEIQTGVFAGRAMVVDAAEKYDSGEDRRLRPSATKLYCSEMVSRAADLAVQIHGGMGYMRGTAVERCFRDARLFRIYEGTSEIQKLIIGRALLKDAQQKGAK, encoded by the coding sequence ATGGACGCCGCTGACTTCAAGGCGGTACGGGACGCGGTCCGCCGTCTCGTGCGTGAGGACGTCGTACCGCGCGAGGACGAGATCGAGGAGACCGACGCGATCCCGGAGGACGTCCGGCGCAAGGCCGTCGACATGGGTCTGTTCGGCTACACGCTTCCCGAGGACCACGGCGGCCTCGGTGCCTCGCTCTCCGAGGACGTCCAGCTGGCCTTCGAGTTCGGCTATACGACGCCGGCCTTTCGCTCGATGTTCGGCACGAACAACGGCATCGCCGGCAAGGTCCTCGTCAACGCGGGCACCGAGGAGCAGCAGAGGCACTGGCTGCCCCGGCTCGCCGAGGGCGCGGTCGCCTCGTTCGCGCTGACCGAGGCCGAGGCGGGCTCCGACCCGTCCGGCCTGACGACGCGCGCGGTCAAGGACGGCGACGTGTACCTGATCAGCGGGTCCAAGCGGTTCATCACCAACGCTCCGCTCGCCGACCTGTTCGTCGTCTTCGCCCGCACCGGCGAGGAGAACCACGGCACCAAGGGCATCTCCGTCTTCCTCGTGGAGGCGGACCTGCCGGGCGTCACCGTCGGCCCCAAGGACCACAAGACGGGCCAGGCCGGTGCCTGGACCGCCGAGGTCTTCTTCGACAACGTCCGCGTGGACGAGGCGGCCCTCGTCGGAGGCCAGGAGGGCGCGGGCTTCGGCGCCGCGATGAAGTCGCTCATCCGCGGCCGCATCCACCTCGCCGCGCTGTGCGTCGGCATGGCCGAGCGCATCCTCGAGGAGTCCGTCGCGTACGCCGCCGCCAGCAAGCAGGGCGGCCGCCCCATCGGCGAGTTCCAGCTCGTGCAGGCGATGCTCGCCGAGATCCAGACCGGTGTGTTCGCCGGGCGCGCCATGGTCGTCGACGCCGCCGAGAAGTACGACTCCGGCGAGGACCGCAGGCTCCGGCCCTCGGCCACCAAGCTGTACTGCTCCGAGATGGTCTCCAGGGCCGCCGACCTGGCGGTGCAGATCCACGGCGGCATGGGCTACATGCGCGGCACCGCCGTCGAGCGCTGCTTCCGCGACGCCCGCCTGTTCCGCATCTACGAGGGCACCAGCGAGATCCAGAAACTCATCATCGGGCGGGCCCTGCTCAAGGACGCTCAGCAGAAGGGCGCGAAGTAG